In the genome of Saccharomonospora viridis DSM 43017, one region contains:
- a CDS encoding ATP-binding protein produces the protein MTETKPPTSPTSTSVGAQDDIELRLGASLVHLPIIRSVAASIAMRADFDLDSIADLRLAVDEACSTLITRALPDSTMTCRFTIDEDQLLFRGTVLSTETEAPSTTSFGWRVLTTLADAASAWTEQHPENGQRNWIHIELAKRKPAFT, from the coding sequence GTGACCGAGACCAAGCCGCCGACGAGCCCGACGAGCACGAGTGTGGGCGCGCAGGACGACATCGAACTCCGGCTCGGCGCGAGCCTGGTGCATCTACCGATCATCCGGTCGGTCGCGGCGAGTATCGCGATGAGGGCCGACTTCGATCTCGACTCGATCGCCGATCTGCGATTGGCGGTGGACGAGGCATGCTCCACGCTCATCACCCGCGCTCTTCCGGACAGCACCATGACCTGTCGGTTCACGATCGACGAGGACCAACTGCTGTTCCGAGGCACCGTCCTCTCGACCGAGACGGAGGCGCCCAGCACCACCTCGTTCGGCTGGCGGGTACTCACCACGCTCGCGGACGCGGCCTCCGCGTGGACGGAGCAGCACCCGGAGAACGGGCAGCGCAACTGGATTCACATCGAGCTTGCGAAACGGAAGCCGGCTTTTACGTGA
- a CDS encoding glycoside hydrolase family 3 N-terminal domain-containing protein → MKRLMLAAACVALLGTAACGDGGDQAGDGNTASPPPDQQDTQQTSATQQPGGECAGVIEGLSPRERAAQLLVVGVDPTDPAAAVALVREHRVGGIFIGGNPTALFTDNALDRVQEAAGDIPVSVAVDDEGGRVQRIDELVGPIPSARQMAQSMTPQEVRELARERGEQLSARGVTVDYAPVVDLTDGPANGVIGDRSFSADPQTATEYAAAFASGLSEAGVQPVIKHFPGHGRASGDSHQELVQTPPLDELRTHDLVPYEDLSVYPDDTQVMVGHLDVPGLTDGQPASLSPAAYRLLRDEYDYDGVVLTDDLGAMRAVTDNYTLDEAVLLALQSGADQPLWSSGGDVGPVLDKLEAAMADGQLSQERVDEALTRVLTAKGVCG, encoded by the coding sequence ATGAAGCGATTGATGCTTGCGGCCGCGTGTGTCGCTTTGTTGGGAACGGCAGCCTGTGGTGACGGTGGGGACCAGGCGGGTGACGGTAATACGGCCTCGCCGCCCCCGGACCAGCAGGACACGCAACAGACGAGCGCCACACAGCAGCCCGGTGGTGAGTGCGCAGGTGTGATCGAGGGGCTTTCCCCCAGGGAGCGTGCTGCTCAGCTGCTCGTGGTCGGTGTGGACCCGACCGACCCGGCCGCGGCCGTCGCGCTGGTACGCGAACACCGGGTCGGCGGCATCTTCATCGGCGGTAACCCCACCGCCCTGTTCACCGACAACGCGCTGGACCGGGTGCAGGAAGCCGCGGGCGACATCCCCGTGTCCGTCGCCGTCGACGACGAGGGCGGGCGGGTGCAGCGCATCGACGAACTCGTCGGACCCATCCCCAGTGCCCGACAGATGGCGCAGTCGATGACACCGCAGGAAGTGCGGGAGCTGGCGCGCGAACGCGGTGAGCAACTGAGCGCCCGTGGCGTCACCGTCGATTACGCGCCCGTGGTCGACCTGACCGACGGCCCCGCGAACGGTGTCATCGGTGACCGGTCGTTCAGCGCCGACCCGCAGACGGCCACGGAGTACGCGGCGGCGTTCGCTTCCGGGCTGTCGGAGGCGGGTGTGCAGCCCGTCATCAAGCATTTCCCCGGGCACGGCCGAGCCAGTGGTGACTCCCACCAGGAGCTGGTGCAGACGCCACCGCTGGACGAACTGCGCACCCACGACCTGGTGCCCTATGAGGACCTCAGCGTCTATCCCGACGACACGCAGGTGATGGTGGGCCATCTCGACGTCCCCGGCCTCACCGACGGACAGCCCGCCTCCCTGTCGCCCGCGGCGTACCGGTTGCTGCGGGACGAGTACGACTACGACGGTGTCGTGCTCACCGACGACCTCGGTGCGATGAGGGCGGTCACCGACAACTACACCCTCGACGAGGCCGTGCTGTTGGCGTTGCAGTCCGGCGCCGATCAACCGCTGTGGTCGTCCGGCGGGGACGTCGGTCCCGTGCTCGACAAGCTGGAAGCCGCCATGGCCGATGGTCAGCTGTCGCAGGAGCGGGTCGACGAAGCGCTCACCAGGGTGCTGACGGCGAAGGGCGTCTGCGGTTAG
- a CDS encoding Ku protein → MARAIWSGALNFGLVTVPIELYSATQDHTIHFRQFQRGTSDRIRYLRVNERTGEEVPYDQIVKGYDLGGDKYVIIEPEELDEIAPGRSRTIDIDVFVDLEEIDPIYFQKTYWLAPAKDEFARAYTLLIEAMSRTNRVGLARFVMRGKEYLAAVRASTGVLALNTLLFPEDIRSPQQEIDKLPTAVRPREKEIDMAVNLIESMTDQWRPEQYHDTYNERVMQLIEAKRVGRTVTPAEPPREATQVVDLFEALSRSVESRRKGRRGTGAESGRTRGRPSEPQQDTGARAAQPQGKRKRTEPDLSEVTKGELDRMARDLDIKGRSKMRRDELEKAVKKAERQLARRRAS, encoded by the coding sequence GTGGCACGAGCGATCTGGAGCGGAGCCCTCAACTTCGGCTTGGTGACGGTACCCATCGAGCTCTACAGCGCGACCCAGGACCACACCATCCACTTCAGGCAGTTCCAGCGGGGCACGTCCGACCGCATCCGGTATCTCCGAGTGAACGAACGCACCGGCGAGGAAGTGCCGTACGACCAGATCGTCAAGGGCTACGACCTCGGCGGCGACAAATACGTCATCATCGAACCGGAGGAGCTGGACGAGATAGCGCCGGGCCGGTCCCGCACCATCGACATCGACGTGTTCGTGGACCTGGAGGAGATCGACCCGATCTACTTCCAGAAGACGTATTGGCTGGCTCCGGCCAAGGACGAGTTCGCGCGCGCCTACACACTGCTCATCGAGGCCATGTCGAGGACGAACAGAGTCGGCCTGGCACGGTTCGTGATGCGAGGCAAGGAATACCTCGCCGCCGTACGCGCCAGCACCGGGGTCCTGGCGTTGAACACGCTGCTGTTCCCCGAGGACATCCGGTCCCCTCAGCAGGAGATCGACAAGCTTCCCACCGCGGTCCGCCCCCGCGAGAAGGAGATCGACATGGCGGTGAACCTGATCGAGTCGATGACCGACCAGTGGCGGCCCGAGCAGTACCACGACACCTACAACGAACGTGTCATGCAGCTCATCGAGGCCAAACGGGTGGGCCGCACCGTCACCCCCGCCGAACCGCCCCGGGAGGCCACACAGGTGGTGGACCTGTTCGAAGCCCTCTCCCGCAGCGTCGAGAGTCGCAGGAAGGGCAGAAGAGGGACCGGGGCCGAATCCGGCCGAACCCGTGGCCGTCCGAGCGAGCCACAACAGGACACCGGGGCTCGAGCCGCTCAGCCGCAGGGTAAACGCAAGCGGACGGAACCGGACCTGTCGGAGGTCACCAAGGGCGAACTCGACCGCATGGCCCGCGACCTCGACATCAAGGGGCGCTCCAAGATGAGGCGCGACGAACTGGAGAAAGCGGTCAAGAAGGCGGAGAGGCAGCTGGCTCGCCGTCGCGCTTCGTGA
- the hisC gene encoding histidinol-phosphate transaminase — MSAIPTRADLAALPAYVPGRTVPGAIKLASNEVPEGPLPSVVDAITKAGTEINRYPDMGAWALVDRLANEFDVPASRVAVGCGSVSLCQQFVQALCAPGEEALFAWRSFEAYPIVTQVAGATPVRVPLTASHHHDLDAMLAAITPRTRLVFVCNPNNPTGTALRTEELTAFLDRVPSDVVVVLDEAYREFVTDPDVPDGMELARAYRNVAVLRTFSKAYGLAGLRVGYAVAAEEVIEAVRKVYVAFSVNAVAQAAALASLDAKDELLARCDDIVRERTRVHDALRELGYAVPETLANFVWLPLGERTNAFAEHALENKVVVRPFAGEGVRVTIGTPEENDVFLAAARSFLA, encoded by the coding sequence ATGTCCGCGATCCCGACACGTGCCGACCTCGCCGCGCTGCCCGCCTACGTACCGGGGCGAACCGTTCCGGGGGCGATCAAACTCGCCAGCAACGAGGTCCCGGAGGGCCCGTTGCCGAGCGTGGTCGACGCCATCACCAAGGCCGGCACGGAGATCAACCGCTATCCCGACATGGGCGCATGGGCCCTGGTGGACCGACTGGCGAACGAATTCGACGTCCCGGCCTCCCGGGTAGCCGTCGGCTGCGGTTCGGTGTCGCTGTGCCAGCAGTTCGTGCAGGCACTGTGCGCGCCGGGGGAGGAGGCGCTGTTCGCGTGGCGCTCGTTCGAGGCGTACCCGATCGTCACGCAGGTCGCGGGCGCCACCCCCGTCCGAGTTCCGCTGACTGCCTCGCACCACCACGACCTCGACGCGATGCTGGCCGCCATCACCCCGCGGACCCGGCTGGTGTTCGTGTGCAACCCGAACAACCCCACCGGCACGGCGCTGCGCACCGAGGAGCTCACGGCCTTCCTCGACCGGGTGCCGTCCGACGTGGTCGTGGTCCTCGACGAGGCGTACCGCGAATTCGTCACCGATCCCGACGTGCCGGACGGGATGGAACTCGCCCGCGCCTACCGCAACGTCGCCGTACTGCGCACGTTCTCCAAGGCGTACGGACTCGCGGGGCTGCGCGTGGGGTACGCGGTGGCGGCCGAGGAGGTCATCGAGGCCGTCCGCAAGGTCTACGTCGCGTTCAGCGTGAACGCGGTCGCACAGGCGGCCGCGTTGGCCTCCCTCGACGCCAAGGACGAACTGCTGGCCCGGTGCGACGACATCGTGCGGGAACGCACCCGCGTGCACGACGCGCTGCGCGAACTCGGGTACGCCGTGCCCGAGACGTTGGCGAACTTCGTGTGGTTGCCCTTGGGTGAGCGCACGAACGCGTTCGCCGAACACGCGCTGGAGAACAAGGTGGTGGTGCGCCCGTTCGCCGGTGAGGGCGTGCGCGTCACCATCGGCACGCCGGAGGAGAACGACGTCTTCCTCGCGGCGGCTCGCAGCTTCCTGGCGTGA
- a CDS encoding dienelactone hydrolase family protein: protein MTQTHTQDYERSDGRRLRLTYAEPDGAVRGGLVVLHEMGGVTDAARFLVASLAAEGWLAVTPELGRFDADEDGVGQAGQTLLSATDTAFAWLVQRGVFGDQLGVVGFDLGGTAALVVAANRKLGAAVSVGGRGISSPASPALPALVNIAGTLTSPWLGLYGDNGDEASQAEVERLKEEAAKAKVATNVVRYPGASHRFDADPEAAAEAWQRVLAWFDAHLR, encoded by the coding sequence ATGACGCAGACGCACACGCAGGACTACGAGCGAAGCGACGGACGTCGGTTGAGGCTGACCTACGCCGAACCGGACGGCGCCGTGCGTGGCGGTCTCGTGGTGCTCCACGAGATGGGTGGGGTGACCGATGCCGCACGGTTTCTGGTGGCCTCGTTGGCCGCGGAGGGCTGGCTGGCGGTGACCCCCGAGCTCGGGCGGTTCGACGCCGACGAGGACGGCGTGGGCCAGGCGGGACAGACGTTGCTGTCCGCGACCGACACCGCGTTCGCTTGGTTGGTCCAGCGCGGGGTGTTCGGTGACCAACTGGGGGTCGTGGGGTTCGACCTGGGGGGAACGGCGGCCCTGGTGGTGGCGGCCAATCGGAAACTGGGGGCCGCGGTGAGTGTGGGCGGCCGTGGTATCAGCAGTCCGGCCTCGCCCGCGCTGCCCGCCCTGGTGAACATCGCCGGGACGTTGACCAGTCCGTGGCTGGGGTTGTACGGCGACAACGGGGACGAGGCCAGCCAGGCGGAGGTGGAGCGGCTGAAGGAGGAGGCGGCCAAGGCGAAGGTCGCGACCAACGTGGTGCGGTATCCGGGAGCGAGTCACCGTTTCGACGCCGACCCCGAGGCCGCTGCCGAGGCGTGGCAGCGCGTGTTGGCCTGGTTCGACGCCCATCTGCGTTGA
- a CDS encoding SigB/SigF/SigG family RNA polymerase sigma factor: MTESTTQGSRTPSDDYQHLTPLFEEFAALDPDDPRRAELRDRLVTGHLPLAEHIAQRFSGRGVAKEDLVQVARVGLINAVDRFDPSRGSDFLSFAVPTVMGEVRRHFRDTGWVIRVPRRLKELHLSINNASTQLSQRLGRAPTPSEIADHLGLTLEEVFEGLEAGNAYHSMSLDEVLSADTENLALGDTLGEEDAALAGVENHETLQPLVKQLPERERTILALRFVHNMTQTQIAERIGISQMHVSRLLARTLKKLREGLVEEDNIG; the protein is encoded by the coding sequence GTGACCGAATCGACGACTCAAGGATCACGGACCCCGTCGGACGACTACCAGCACCTGACACCGCTGTTCGAGGAGTTCGCGGCACTCGATCCGGACGACCCTCGTCGGGCCGAACTACGGGACCGACTCGTCACGGGTCACCTGCCGTTGGCCGAACACATCGCGCAGCGGTTCTCGGGACGGGGTGTGGCCAAGGAAGACCTGGTGCAGGTCGCCCGGGTAGGACTCATCAACGCGGTGGACCGGTTCGACCCGTCCCGCGGGTCGGACTTCCTGTCCTTCGCAGTGCCCACCGTGATGGGCGAGGTGCGGAGACACTTCAGGGACACCGGTTGGGTCATCCGGGTCCCCCGGCGACTCAAGGAACTGCACCTTTCGATCAACAACGCGAGTACCCAGCTGTCCCAACGGTTGGGCAGAGCACCGACACCGAGTGAGATCGCCGACCATCTCGGACTCACCCTCGAGGAGGTCTTCGAGGGGTTGGAGGCGGGCAACGCCTACCACTCGATGTCCCTGGACGAGGTGTTGTCGGCCGACACCGAGAACCTGGCGCTCGGGGACACCCTCGGCGAGGAGGACGCCGCGCTGGCCGGGGTGGAGAACCACGAGACACTGCAGCCACTGGTCAAACAGCTACCCGAACGGGAACGCACCATCCTCGCGCTGCGGTTCGTGCACAACATGACGCAGACCCAGATCGCCGAACGCATCGGGATCTCCCAGATGCACGTCTCCCGCCTGCTGGCCCGGACGCTGAAGAAACTCCGCGAAGGGCTCGTGGAGGAGGACAACATCGGCTGA
- a CDS encoding adenylate/guanylate cyclase domain-containing protein: MLRTSLGFATIGFGTSFCGAALVLLLLSLQGLPDALDPERWVIPVSALGYVLLAFAVGTVWAGYLQRRTVMWFLTDREPTAQEAMRALRIPLDLAVVSGTLWAAGAVLFGVLSVVFGSWLDALGVVLTIVLGGFATTGLTYLAAERVARPLLSVSLRVAGPRRVASANTVLTRLVVTWGLSSGVPLVGVLLLLLPPDIGREDPTSSLLVLALIGLVVGALATALFARAVAAPLHRLRSALHDIGAGRRDVSVGIDDAGEIGMLQASVNDLAAGLRERERLRDLFGRHVGDDVARHALEHGISLSGDVREATALFVDVADSTTLAAELPPDEVVRRLNRLFEVVVEATNANSGLVNKFQGDAALCVFGAPDRHADSATAALRTARAIRDAVREAGELDIGVGVATGQVFAGQLGAPSRMEYTVIGDAVNEAARLTEHAKQVPGRVLASGPTIEAATATERARWHEHAALRLRGRSAPTVTWTDSPDSP; this comes from the coding sequence GTGCTCCGCACCAGTTTGGGTTTCGCCACGATCGGCTTCGGGACGAGTTTCTGTGGCGCGGCGTTGGTGTTGCTGCTGCTGTCGTTGCAGGGACTTCCCGATGCCCTCGACCCGGAACGCTGGGTCATCCCCGTCAGCGCGTTGGGCTACGTGCTGCTCGCGTTCGCGGTCGGCACGGTGTGGGCGGGATACCTCCAACGTCGGACCGTGATGTGGTTTCTGACCGACCGGGAGCCCACCGCGCAGGAGGCGATGAGGGCCCTGCGCATCCCCCTCGACCTCGCCGTGGTCAGCGGAACACTGTGGGCCGCGGGTGCGGTGCTGTTCGGCGTACTCAGCGTGGTGTTCGGGTCGTGGCTCGACGCGCTGGGGGTCGTGTTGACGATCGTGCTCGGCGGCTTCGCCACCACGGGTCTGACCTACCTGGCGGCTGAACGTGTGGCGCGTCCGCTGTTGTCGGTGTCGTTGCGGGTCGCGGGGCCGCGTCGGGTGGCGTCGGCGAACACGGTGCTCACCCGGCTCGTGGTGACCTGGGGGCTGTCGAGCGGTGTTCCGCTGGTGGGCGTGCTGCTGCTTCTGCTGCCACCCGACATCGGCCGCGAGGACCCGACGTCGAGTCTGCTGGTGCTGGCCCTGATCGGACTGGTGGTCGGTGCCCTGGCGACCGCGTTGTTCGCCCGCGCGGTGGCCGCTCCCCTGCACCGGCTCCGGTCGGCACTCCACGACATCGGCGCAGGACGCAGGGACGTGTCGGTCGGGATCGACGACGCCGGTGAGATCGGCATGCTCCAGGCGTCCGTCAACGACCTCGCCGCGGGGCTGCGGGAGCGCGAGCGCCTGCGTGATCTGTTCGGCCGTCACGTCGGCGACGACGTCGCCCGGCACGCGTTGGAACATGGCATCTCGCTGTCCGGTGACGTGCGGGAGGCGACGGCACTGTTCGTCGACGTCGCCGACTCCACCACGCTGGCCGCCGAACTGCCGCCGGACGAAGTGGTACGCAGGCTGAACCGGTTGTTCGAGGTGGTGGTGGAGGCCACGAACGCCAACAGCGGGCTGGTGAACAAGTTCCAGGGGGATGCGGCGCTGTGCGTGTTCGGTGCCCCGGACCGGCACGCGGACTCGGCCACGGCGGCGCTGCGCACCGCGAGGGCGATCCGGGACGCCGTCCGGGAGGCAGGCGAACTGGACATCGGCGTCGGAGTGGCGACGGGACAGGTGTTCGCAGGCCAGCTCGGCGCACCCAGTCGGATGGAGTACACGGTGATCGGCGACGCCGTGAACGAGGCGGCACGGCTCACCGAGCACGCCAAACAGGTCCCGGGGCGGGTGCTGGCCAGTGGCCCGACGATCGAGGCGGCGACGGCCACCGAACGCGCTCGTTGGCACGAACACGCCGCCCTCCGGCTACGGGGCCGGTCGGCCCCGACGGTCACGTGGACGGACTCGCCGGATTCACCGTGA
- a CDS encoding beta-ketoacyl-ACP synthase III, whose product MSTQNARGAAVLAGLGGWLPPRVVDNDELSRRLDTSDEWIRTRTGIARRRVVDPGMSTTDMAVEAGRRALDSAGEYGEDIDALVLATSTPDHPCPASAPEVASALGLKEAAAFDVAAVCSGFVYALATAVGLISGGVAGRVLLIGADAFTTLLDPDDRTTVPIFGDGAGAVVLREGSPDELGAIGPFDLGSDGELKDLLIVPAGGSRKKASDDPRDHFFTMQGQAVFRHATAKMASSSRKVLEKAGWTTTDVDRFVGHQANIRILQAVAKNLGLPVDSLVVNLEHTGNTSAASIPLAFVDGVVDGTLQEGDRVLVTAFGAGLTWGSTVLRWPALRCAPLP is encoded by the coding sequence GTGTCCACGCAGAACGCGCGTGGTGCGGCAGTGCTGGCCGGTCTCGGTGGCTGGCTGCCGCCTCGTGTGGTCGACAACGACGAACTCAGTCGACGACTCGATACCTCGGACGAGTGGATCCGTACCAGAACGGGAATCGCGCGGCGCCGGGTAGTCGACCCCGGAATGTCCACTACGGACATGGCTGTCGAGGCGGGTAGGCGCGCGTTGGACTCGGCGGGGGAGTACGGCGAGGACATCGACGCGCTCGTCCTCGCCACCAGCACGCCCGACCACCCCTGCCCCGCGAGTGCGCCCGAGGTGGCCAGCGCGCTCGGGTTGAAGGAGGCGGCGGCTTTCGACGTGGCCGCCGTGTGCAGCGGCTTCGTCTACGCGCTCGCCACAGCGGTCGGTCTCATCTCGGGCGGTGTGGCCGGACGGGTCCTCCTCATCGGGGCCGACGCCTTCACCACGCTCCTCGACCCGGATGACCGCACCACGGTGCCGATCTTCGGCGACGGTGCGGGCGCGGTGGTGCTGCGCGAAGGAAGCCCGGACGAATTGGGCGCCATCGGTCCGTTCGACCTGGGCAGCGACGGCGAACTCAAGGACCTGCTGATCGTGCCCGCGGGCGGTTCGCGTAAGAAGGCCTCCGACGATCCGCGTGATCATTTCTTCACGATGCAAGGGCAAGCGGTGTTCCGCCACGCCACGGCGAAAATGGCCTCCTCCTCGCGGAAGGTGCTGGAGAAGGCCGGGTGGACGACCACCGACGTGGACCGTTTCGTGGGACATCAGGCCAACATCCGCATCCTCCAGGCCGTGGCCAAGAACCTCGGCCTGCCCGTCGACAGCCTCGTGGTCAACCTCGAACACACCGGCAACACCAGTGCGGCGTCCATTCCGCTCGCCTTCGTGGACGGTGTGGTCGACGGCACCCTCCAGGAGGGCGACCGAGTCCTCGTCACCGCGTTCGGGGCCGGGCTGACCTGGGGATCGACGGTGCTGCGGTGGCCGGCGCTGCGGTGTGCCCCCTTGCCGTGA
- a CDS encoding Vms1/Ankzf1 family peptidyl-tRNA hydrolase, whose translation MDTTRLRELATTDGPFASVYFDDTHNTESAAKELELTWRELRDRLAEQNAPEQALDALEDAILDGEPPTGERCGRGLVATPDGVVLDRRLTEPPARSVTRVSERPYLVPLIEHGERPPPHVVAVVDRVGADVTAVDADGEVIDSRTVEGTDHYIHKIPGGGWSERNIDRHADELARQNIELAAEHTTDVARRLGAPLVVVAGEPQARKTLLEALPQPVRGHATEVQPGGRHKGAGNRELEERIDELLADVTRARKDEAVERFSQAVAMPTGLGVAGLESVTAAFRDHNVETLLIGVPGDVEVFTGPEPTMVAVQKEALQAQGIDEIGRARADEALVLAAITLNAEVIHVGDRIDLTEGFGAILRHD comes from the coding sequence GTGGACACGACGCGGCTGCGTGAGCTGGCCACGACGGACGGCCCGTTCGCCTCGGTCTACTTCGACGACACCCACAACACCGAGTCGGCGGCGAAGGAACTCGAACTGACGTGGCGAGAGCTACGGGATCGACTGGCCGAGCAGAACGCCCCCGAACAGGCTCTCGACGCGTTGGAGGACGCCATCCTCGACGGCGAACCGCCGACCGGTGAACGCTGCGGGCGCGGGCTCGTCGCCACCCCTGACGGCGTGGTGCTGGACAGACGACTCACCGAGCCTCCGGCACGTTCCGTGACCAGGGTGTCCGAACGACCTTATCTCGTGCCGCTCATCGAGCACGGCGAGCGGCCGCCCCCGCACGTCGTCGCCGTCGTCGACCGGGTGGGCGCCGACGTCACCGCCGTGGACGCCGACGGTGAAGTCATCGACTCCCGCACGGTGGAGGGCACCGACCACTACATCCACAAGATCCCCGGGGGTGGGTGGTCGGAACGCAACATCGACCGGCACGCCGACGAACTCGCCAGACAGAACATCGAGCTTGCCGCCGAGCACACCACGGACGTGGCCCGTCGGCTGGGAGCCCCGCTCGTCGTCGTGGCGGGTGAACCCCAAGCCCGTAAGACCCTGCTGGAAGCGCTGCCCCAGCCCGTCCGCGGCCATGCCACGGAAGTGCAACCGGGCGGGCGGCACAAGGGCGCCGGTAACCGCGAGTTGGAAGAGCGGATCGACGAACTGCTGGCCGACGTCACCCGCGCCCGCAAGGACGAGGCGGTGGAGCGCTTCTCCCAGGCCGTGGCGATGCCCACCGGATTGGGGGTGGCGGGCTTGGAGTCCGTCACCGCCGCGTTCCGGGACCACAACGTCGAGACACTGCTCATCGGCGTCCCGGGCGACGTCGAGGTGTTCACCGGCCCCGAGCCCACCATGGTCGCCGTACAGAAGGAGGCGCTCCAGGCTCAGGGCATCGACGAGATCGGCCGCGCGCGGGCCGACGAGGCACTCGTGTTGGCGGCCATAACCCTGAACGCCGAGGTCATCCACGTGGGTGATCGCATTGACCTCACCGAGGGTTTCGGCGCGATCCTGCGCCACGACTGA
- a CDS encoding SsgA family sporulation/cell division regulator — protein sequence MDNNAVQQSQFVYLSGCETPVLSRLTYVPGAPFTVTMAFKVAPGEWVEWEFARDLLITGLHAPAGIGDIRIRPDLPGQSDDMLVIELESPDGYAAVEISRNDVQRFVDATLARVPLGYESERLDIDTVIACLTTTRP from the coding sequence GTGGACAACAACGCTGTACAGCAGAGCCAGTTCGTGTACCTGAGTGGATGCGAAACCCCGGTGTTGTCCAGGCTGACCTACGTGCCGGGCGCCCCTTTCACGGTCACGATGGCGTTCAAGGTGGCGCCCGGCGAATGGGTCGAATGGGAGTTCGCCCGTGACCTGCTCATCACCGGTCTCCACGCTCCTGCCGGCATCGGCGACATCCGCATCCGACCCGATCTGCCGGGACAAAGCGATGACATGCTCGTCATCGAACTGGAATCCCCCGACGGCTACGCCGCCGTGGAGATCAGCAGAAACGACGTGCAGAGGTTCGTCGACGCCACGCTGGCACGGGTGCCTCTGGGCTACGAGTCCGAACGGCTCGACATCGATACGGTGATCGCCTGTCTCACCACCACACGCCCTTGA
- a CDS encoding DNA polymerase ligase N-terminal domain-containing protein: MASRFCSSHAGMFTDMANRDALGIAPATPHLRCSVRARGPVEAHHPRSRYVIERQGVSGPHYDFRLLLGDVAACWAIPAEPSLTPGDKRLAIRSDSPSPASSETDPAAVWDMGTVANLGELSWEHALAEGQLSLRLSGERIHGVFVMVRAHRGSDQEQWLLITKGTDVEVGDLTPYRTGSPFVAGPTKDAG; the protein is encoded by the coding sequence ATGGCGTCCCGTTTTTGCAGTTCACATGCGGGTATGTTCACCGACATGGCGAACCGGGACGCGCTTGGCATCGCTCCGGCGACACCGCACCTACGCTGCTCCGTCAGGGCCCGTGGGCCGGTCGAAGCGCACCACCCGCGATCACGCTACGTAATCGAACGACAAGGCGTCTCAGGTCCTCACTACGATTTCCGGCTCCTACTCGGCGACGTGGCCGCATGCTGGGCCATCCCGGCGGAACCGTCACTCACCCCCGGTGACAAACGGCTGGCGATCCGCAGTGACAGTCCGTCGCCCGCGTCGTCCGAAACCGACCCGGCCGCCGTCTGGGACATGGGCACCGTCGCCAACCTCGGTGAACTGTCGTGGGAACACGCCTTGGCCGAGGGGCAGCTCTCCCTACGCCTGTCCGGTGAACGGATACACGGCGTCTTCGTGATGGTTCGGGCCCATCGGGGTTCCGACCAGGAACAGTGGCTACTCATCACCAAAGGCACCGACGTCGAGGTCGGAGACCTCACCCCGTACCGCACGGGATCCCCCTTCGTCGCCGGGCCCACCAAGGACGCGGGATGA
- a CDS encoding sulfite exporter TauE/SafE family protein has protein sequence MIWWHAVLITLAGVWAGMINTVVGSGTLVTFPVLVALGYPPVTATTSNAIGLAPGSISGAIGYRHELRGQRQRLLSFLPASLIGAICGAVLLLSLPPDAFETVVPVLVGLAVVLVIVQPRVSSWVLRRREERKRKQGASGPGVGGSVLVITLIFLIGVYGGYFTAAQGVMLMAVMGMLLDESLQRLNGVKNVLSAVVNVVAGTVYAFVAPVNWAAVALLAVGSIIGGLLGAKIGRRLSPTALRSVIVIVGVAAMVQLILRQL, from the coding sequence ATGATCTGGTGGCACGCCGTCCTGATCACCTTGGCCGGTGTCTGGGCGGGAATGATCAACACGGTCGTCGGTTCGGGGACGCTCGTGACGTTCCCCGTACTCGTCGCACTCGGGTATCCACCCGTGACCGCGACGACGTCGAACGCCATCGGTCTGGCACCCGGCAGCATCAGCGGGGCCATCGGCTACCGGCACGAATTACGCGGCCAGCGGCAGCGGCTGTTGAGCTTTCTGCCCGCGTCGCTGATCGGGGCGATCTGCGGGGCCGTGCTGCTGCTGTCGCTACCACCCGACGCCTTCGAGACCGTCGTCCCCGTCCTGGTGGGACTGGCCGTGGTGCTGGTGATCGTGCAACCGAGGGTGTCCAGCTGGGTGCTGCGGCGCCGCGAGGAACGGAAGCGCAAGCAGGGCGCCTCGGGGCCCGGGGTCGGCGGGTCCGTGCTCGTGATCACGCTGATCTTCCTGATCGGCGTCTACGGCGGATACTTCACGGCCGCGCAGGGCGTGATGTTGATGGCCGTGATGGGCATGTTGCTCGACGAGTCGCTCCAGCGGCTCAACGGTGTGAAGAACGTGCTGTCGGCCGTGGTGAACGTCGTCGCGGGTACCGTCTACGCCTTCGTCGCGCCGGTGAACTGGGCGGCCGTCGCCCTGCTGGCCGTCGGTTCGATCATCGGTGGCCTGCTCGGGGCGAAGATCGGCCGCAGGCTTTCGCCGACCGCGTTGCGCTCGGTCATCGTCATCGTCGGCGTGGCCGCGATGGTGCAGCTCATCCTGCGTCAGCTGTGA